A genomic region of Chlorobaculum parvum NCIB 8327 contains the following coding sequences:
- a CDS encoding B12-binding domain-containing radical SAM protein, with amino-acid sequence MAMNKQVALVFLASEGGVDGAKSIYGDAEPSSLKRLLDKGIGSLIKRTQFAIPPLALMILASIEVPGVEQTICDLRFEEFPFDRKWDLVGISVQTGMVAKAFELADRLRKHGIPVVLGGPHVTMFPDSCRPHADSLVHGEADDLWADVLRDLTAGTLKPEYRADTVPDLSLHRPVSRASLKQSRYFTTNLVQTGRGCPYQCDFCNVHVLNGRVLRQRKIEHIVDEVRRFSRDDKRIFFFVDDSINGDPLFAQELFSKLIPLNISWFGQATTALGQQPELLDTFARSGCRALLVGIESIEPSSRSAHRKTQNRTEELAGNIRAIRQSGICLYGSFIYGLDGDTLATPAAILDFIQETRLDVPGINTLRPIPGTKVFDRLREEGRLLFDADDLTAFRYTFGQEMLYRPKNIPLPEFIESYSELTRKVFNIGNAIRRGIDAPGINAAVLFFNLFYTHLYRLSRNDLRKQLEILRSA; translated from the coding sequence ATGGCAATGAACAAACAGGTTGCGCTGGTCTTTCTGGCCTCCGAAGGCGGCGTTGATGGAGCAAAGTCGATCTACGGTGACGCCGAGCCATCCAGTCTGAAGCGGTTGCTCGACAAGGGCATCGGAAGTCTCATCAAGCGGACGCAGTTCGCCATTCCCCCGTTGGCCCTGATGATTCTCGCCTCGATCGAAGTACCCGGCGTGGAGCAGACCATCTGCGATCTCCGCTTCGAGGAGTTCCCCTTTGACCGCAAGTGGGACCTGGTCGGCATCAGCGTCCAGACCGGCATGGTTGCCAAGGCATTCGAGCTGGCCGACCGCCTGCGAAAGCACGGTATTCCGGTAGTTCTCGGCGGGCCGCACGTCACCATGTTCCCCGACTCATGCCGACCTCATGCCGACTCACTCGTGCACGGCGAAGCGGACGACCTCTGGGCCGACGTGCTCCGAGACCTGACCGCCGGAACACTGAAACCGGAGTACCGCGCCGACACCGTTCCCGACCTTTCGCTCCACCGCCCGGTCAGCCGCGCATCCCTGAAACAGAGTCGCTACTTCACCACCAACCTCGTGCAAACCGGCCGCGGTTGCCCCTATCAGTGCGACTTCTGCAACGTGCACGTGCTCAACGGCCGCGTGCTCCGTCAGCGGAAAATCGAACACATCGTCGATGAGGTGCGTCGCTTCAGTCGCGACGACAAGCGCATTTTCTTTTTCGTTGACGACTCCATCAACGGCGATCCGCTCTTCGCGCAGGAGCTGTTCAGCAAGCTGATTCCCCTCAACATCTCCTGGTTCGGCCAGGCGACCACGGCGCTCGGCCAGCAACCGGAACTGCTCGACACCTTCGCCCGCTCCGGCTGCCGGGCGCTCCTCGTCGGCATCGAAAGCATCGAACCGTCGAGTCGTAGCGCACACCGCAAAACGCAAAACCGCACGGAAGAGCTGGCGGGCAACATCCGCGCGATCCGACAGAGCGGCATCTGTCTTTACGGAAGCTTCATCTACGGCCTCGACGGCGACACGCTCGCCACCCCCGCAGCCATTCTCGACTTCATCCAGGAAACCCGGCTCGACGTGCCCGGCATCAACACCTTGCGCCCCATTCCCGGCACGAAAGTGTTCGATCGGCTCCGGGAGGAGGGTCGGTTGCTCTTCGACGCCGACGACCTGACGGCGTTCCGTTACACCTTCGGTCAGGAGATGCTCTATCGCCCGAAAAACATCCCGCTACCGGAGTTCATCGAAAGCTACTCCGAGCTGACCCGCAAAGTGTTCAACATTGGCAACGCCATCCGGCGGGGCATCGACGCGCCGGGCATCAACGCCGCCGTGCTCTTCTTCAACCTCTTCTACACGCACCTTTATCGCCTGTCGAGAAATGACCTGCGAAAGCAACTCGAAATCCTGCGCAGCGCGTGA
- a CDS encoding SemiSWEET transporter, with protein sequence MDSEYLGYAAGILTTVAFLPQAMQLIRTRQARDISLTWAATMTAGVFFWLCYGVAKQSVPMISANGITLLLLLVILFIKLRYQDSTDTGEK encoded by the coding sequence ATGGACAGTGAATATCTCGGCTACGCGGCAGGCATCCTCACCACCGTAGCCTTTCTTCCCCAGGCAATGCAACTGATCCGTACACGCCAGGCCCGTGACATCAGCCTGACCTGGGCGGCAACTATGACTGCTGGCGTCTTCTTCTGGCTCTGTTACGGCGTCGCCAAGCAAAGTGTTCCCATGATTTCAGCCAACGGCATCACGCTGCTCCTGCTGCTGGTCATTCTCTTTATCAAACTCCGGTATCAGGACAGCACCGATACCGGCGAGAAATAA
- the proC gene encoding pyrroline-5-carboxylate reductase, whose amino-acid sequence MSRLSIGFIGTGRIAQALISGLSHDPNIVICGYDKSHDALHSVALQYNVQAEESIEGLARDVSIIILSVKPYQVAEVMGELKHALHGEHLIISVAAGISTGFIEANAPEGSRVIRVMPNTPAFVGEGMTALCKGAHATADDLLAAEQIFNAIGKTAVIDESGMDAATAVSGSGPAYMFRIIDSLAEGGEECGLDRQTAQLLAAQTMLGAAKMVLSGRKSPEDLVREVTTPGGTTEAGLKAMDEHEVRQALVETVKAAASRSKELMK is encoded by the coding sequence ATGTCACGACTCTCCATCGGCTTCATCGGCACCGGACGCATCGCCCAGGCCCTGATTTCCGGACTCTCTCACGACCCGAACATCGTCATCTGCGGCTACGACAAATCGCACGATGCCCTGCACTCAGTCGCCCTGCAATACAACGTTCAGGCCGAAGAGTCGATCGAGGGGTTGGCACGCGATGTGAGCATCATCATCCTTTCGGTCAAACCCTATCAGGTGGCTGAAGTGATGGGCGAGTTGAAGCATGCGCTGCACGGGGAACACCTCATCATCAGCGTGGCTGCAGGTATTTCGACAGGCTTCATCGAAGCGAATGCGCCTGAAGGCTCGCGCGTCATCAGGGTGATGCCCAACACCCCGGCCTTTGTCGGCGAAGGCATGACTGCCCTCTGCAAAGGCGCGCATGCGACCGCGGACGACCTGCTTGCTGCGGAACAGATTTTCAACGCCATCGGCAAAACCGCCGTCATCGACGAAAGTGGCATGGATGCGGCAACGGCCGTCTCGGGCAGCGGACCGGCTTACATGTTCCGCATTATCGACTCGCTGGCCGAAGGTGGCGAGGAGTGCGGACTGGATCGCCAGACCGCGCAACTGCTCGCTGCCCAGACCATGCTTGGCGCAGCGAAGATGGTTCTGTCTGGCCGCAAAAGCCCGGAGGATCTGGTTCGCGAAGTAACCACGCCGGGCGGAACGACCGAGGCCGGACTGAAAGCGATGGATGAGCACGAAGTGCGCCAGGCGCTCGTCGAAACCGTCAAGGCCGCGGCCAGCCGCTCGAAAGAGTTGATGAAATAG
- a CDS encoding c-type cytochrome: MSRFVSAALVGAALLISGNAFAYDAAAGKATYDASCAMCHKTGMMGAPKVGDKAAWAPHIAKGMNVMVANSIKGYKGTKGMMPAKGGNPKLTDAQVGNAVAYMVGQSK; the protein is encoded by the coding sequence ATGTCCCGTTTTGTTTCCGCCGCCCTCGTCGGAGCTGCGCTCCTGATCTCGGGCAATGCTTTCGCTTACGATGCTGCTGCAGGCAAAGCCACCTATGATGCAAGCTGCGCCATGTGCCACAAAACCGGCATGATGGGCGCTCCTAAAGTCGGCGATAAAGCTGCATGGGCACCTCACATCGCCAAAGGAATGAATGTCATGGTTGCCAATTCGATCAAAGGCTACAAAGGCACCAAAGGCATGATGCCGGCTAAAGGCGGCAACCCGAAACTGACCGACGCTCAGGTCGGCAACGCTGTGGCCTACATGGTCGGCCAGAGCAAATAA
- a CDS encoding glycerophosphodiester phosphodiesterase family protein, whose amino-acid sequence MSIEIQAHRGARAFFAENTLLAFCKAADLGCCVIELDLCVSQDRRIVVSHDPWIEVVSDAGLTRRWLYSMSYEEIVRYDCGAASPAFPHQQSVRASRPLLPEVFDEVEAHLQRIGRPGAMIYNLEVKSWAYRDGIAHPSPAEYAALVLRDIAASGIETRVRLQSFDERMVSEARALMPELTLGLLVEEPSVLDTFPDRLGFVPEYVNPRFDLVDEALVERLHGMGAKVVVWTVNAPEEMLRMHRLGVDGIITDHPEIALHLSGLAGA is encoded by the coding sequence ATGTCCATTGAAATTCAGGCTCATCGCGGGGCGCGGGCGTTCTTTGCCGAGAACACGCTCCTGGCCTTCTGCAAGGCTGCCGATCTCGGATGTTGCGTCATCGAACTCGATCTGTGCGTGTCGCAGGACCGCAGGATTGTTGTTTCGCACGACCCTTGGATCGAGGTCGTTTCGGACGCCGGTTTGACGCGGCGCTGGCTTTATTCGATGAGTTATGAGGAGATCGTCCGCTACGATTGCGGCGCAGCGTCGCCTGCGTTTCCGCATCAGCAGAGTGTAAGGGCGTCGCGTCCGCTGTTGCCGGAGGTGTTCGATGAGGTTGAGGCCCATCTTCAGCGCATCGGGCGTCCGGGGGCGATGATCTACAATCTCGAAGTGAAGTCCTGGGCGTATCGCGACGGCATTGCACATCCCTCGCCTGCGGAGTATGCCGCGCTGGTGTTGCGCGACATTGCGGCTTCGGGAATCGAAACTCGCGTCCGGCTACAGTCGTTTGATGAGCGCATGGTGAGCGAGGCAAGAGCGCTGATGCCCGAGCTGACTCTCGGGCTTCTCGTCGAGGAGCCCTCGGTGCTCGATACTTTTCCGGATCGCTTGGGGTTCGTGCCGGAGTATGTAAATCCACGCTTTGACCTTGTCGATGAGGCGCTGGTCGAGCGGTTGCACGGCATGGGTGCCAAAGTGGTGGTCTGGACGGTCAATGCTCCGGAAGAGATGCTCAGAATGCATCGTCTTGGGGTTGACGGCATCATTACCGACCATCCGGAAATTGCGCTTCACCTGTCAGGGCTTGCTGGCGCGTGA
- a CDS encoding c-type cytochrome, whose product MKRFLPLLTLGFIVLGGCGLEKPPAKLADEIKEAQNPKEEAAAPAEEAAAPAEELSPELAAGKEIYTANCAMCHDSGMMNAPKPGDKTAWEPRLAQGMDAVMKNTIEGFGGMPAKGGHPELTDEQIKSAVDYMVHGVQ is encoded by the coding sequence ATGAAACGTTTTCTGCCCCTACTTACGCTCGGGTTCATCGTCCTCGGCGGCTGCGGCCTGGAAAAACCACCGGCAAAATTAGCCGACGAGATCAAAGAAGCCCAGAATCCCAAGGAAGAAGCTGCTGCTCCGGCTGAAGAGGCTGCTGCCCCGGCTGAAGAGCTCTCTCCCGAACTGGCTGCCGGCAAAGAGATTTATACTGCCAACTGTGCCATGTGCCACGACAGCGGCATGATGAATGCCCCGAAACCGGGCGACAAGACCGCCTGGGAACCCCGCCTTGCACAGGGCATGGATGCCGTCATGAAGAACACCATCGAAGGATTCGGCGGTATGCCCGCAAAAGGCGGACATCCGGAGCTGACCGACGAACAGATCAAGAGCGCCGTGGATTACATGGTGCACGGGGTCCAGTAA